The genomic window TGCATTTAATGAATGTAATATTAAATCATCTTCAATATTATCATTAGTATTTTCTTCATTTACCATATCATCAATAAAATTCATTATTCTCTACCCCCTATTATATATATATTAATCATTATATGCATGTCCAAATATAATAATTACTCAGTTAAAATGAAGATAATTTAATATCTTCATTTTAACCTTTCTTTTCCTAATGTTTTTCAAATACCCTTATCCTATGATAGCCTATATTAAATAATATAATATTTAATATAAAAGAGCTCAAAATGAGCTCTATACGTATTTTTTCATGTGCTTTAAAGCCGTCTTTTCTAACCTTGAAACTTGTGCTTGTGATATTCCTATTTCATCAGCTACTTCCATTTGAGTTCTTCCATTAAAAAATCTTAAAGTTAAAATTAATTTTTCCCTATCATTTAACTTCTTCATAGCTTCTTTTATAGATATATTTTCAAGCCAATTTTCATCACTGTTTTTAGAATCGCTGATTTGATCCATGACATAAATAGCGTCTCCACCATCATGATAAATAGGTTCAAAAAGAGAAACTGGATCTTGAATGGCATCAAGGGCAAATACCACTTCTTCTCTTGGGAGATTGAGCTCCTTTGCTATTTGTGAAACCGTTGGTTCTTTATTATTATCCTTTATAAGCCTATCTCTAACTAAAAGAGCTTTATATGCAATATCCCTTAAAGATCTGCTTACTCTTATTGAATTATTATCTCTTAAGTATCTTCTAATTTCCCCTATTATCATAGGTACTGCATAAGTTGAAAACTTAACATTTTGAGATAAATCAAAGTTATCAATTGCTTTCATAAGCCCAATACAACCTACTTGAAATAAATCATCTACGTTTTCTCCTCTATTATTAAACCTTTGAATTACACTAAGGACTAATCTTAAATTACCTTTAATAAAAGTTTCTCTTGCAGTATTATCACCTGCTCTCATGCTAAGTAATAATTCTCTCTTTTCTTTTTCTTTTAATATTGGTAATTTTGAAGTATTTACTCCACATATTTCTACCTTATTAATGATCAAAATCATCAACCCCTTCGGAAGTAATAACATACTGCATTTAAAAGTATTTCCGATAGAGTTTACTTTTATACTAAAGACAACCTATATCATTTTATTGATTTCTTTTTTTAACCTGCTTATTATCTTTTTTTCTAACCTTGAAATATATGATTGTGATATTCCAAGCATATCAGCTACCTCTTTTTGAGTCTTTTCTCTTGTTCCATTTAAACCAAATCTTAATTTTACAATTTCCTTTTCCCTATCATTAAGATGTTTAAGAGCTAAAAATAATAATTGTTTATCTACTTCATCCTCTATTAAATTATAAACGGTATCATTTTCTGTTCCTAATATATCAGATAATAACAATTCATTTCCATCCCAATCTATGTTTAAAGGTTCATAAAATGATATCTCAGCCTTTACTTTACTATTTCTTCTAAGATACATAAGTATTTCATTTTCTATACATCTTGATGCATATGTTGCAAGCTTTATCTTCTTCTCTGGATTAAATGTATTAACTGCTTTTATAAGACCTATTGTACCTACTGATATTAAGTCTTCTACACAAACTCCTGTATTTTCAAATTTTCTTGCTATATATACAACAAGCCTTAAATTTCTTTCAATTAATATATCTCTAATTGACTCATCACCTTTGATTAATTTATTTACAAGTTCCTCTTCTTCTTCCTTCTTTAAAGGTGGTGGAAGAGAATCATTTCCTCCTACATAATGAACCTTACTTGTAAATAATTTAAGTTTTTGTAATATCCTATTTAATAATATGCTTAACTTTAACATTTCTACCTCCTATATAATACCTCTTGATAATAATGCATTAAATTCATTATCCTTACTTAATCTATTATTTTTACAACTACAAACAATTGCATCTATAGTGTGCCAATCCTTATTTTCTTGTCTTACTCTAATCTTTTCTCCCTTAAATCCCTTAAGCTTTCCACTTTCACCAATTGTGCTATAAGAAATATAATAAGCTTTATCATTTGGTATATTTATCTCTTCAATCAACTCATTTTCAACTATAATGCAAGGAAGATTGGTTACAGGTTCTCTAAGTTCATTTCCTGTATCTAAAAATCCTTTTAAGCATAATTTTTTATTGTTATAAGAGATTTCAATATCATATAATAAGTTTTTTATTAAAGCCCTTTCTCTTAAGTAATCTACTACCCTAACTATAACTATGTATAGCAACATTATTGAAATAATTAAATATTTTATTGAATAATTGCTTATTGAAAAAATAGTTGAGATAGAATACTCATTTTGCATTAACGCGAAGGCAAAACATATTCCACATAGCGTAAATGATGTTATAAAAAAAGTTATTATAGCTTTTGTTACATTTCCGATACTTTTTTTATCTAATGTCAACATTATCATAAGACCTGCTACTAATATCTTTCCTACTAATGTTGTAAGTAATGGAATTTTCATAAATAATGCAAGAGTATATACCCCCCCTATAGCTGCTCCTATATAAATACTCCTTTTATAACCAAATCGTAATATCCTCATAGTAATTAGTAGCAAAAATAAATTCACAATAAAGTTTTCTATAAATATTACATCAACATATACAACCATAACTTGTCCCCCTCCCTTGTATTAAATTATAAACTCTCTTATATTAAAATTTTGTCATAATGACTAACCTTAAAATATATTTTTCCCCCTGATTTTTTACATTTAATTACAGTTAATTAGTTTATTAAATCCTTTATATTTATTTAGTTTTATTTTTTACATAAATAAAAGACGAGAAAATTAAATTTCTCGTCTTTTATAAATATATGTTTCAATACTTTTATTTTCTTGATCTTAAAAAACTTGGTATATTAACACTATCTGTATCAATATCTAATAATGGATCTACTCTCTTTGGTTGATCCATTGATATATCCTCTGGTCTCTGTACTTGTTGTCTAACTACAGTTTTCTTTTCTATAACAGGCTTTTCCATAGATAATTTGCTATTTTCTTCTTCAAATCCAGTTGCAATAACTGTAATTCTAATCTCATCTGTTAAAGTTTCATCTATAACGGCACCAAATATTATATTAGCATCTGGATCAGCTGACTCTCTAACTATATCAGCAGCTTCATATACTTCTATTGCCCCTAAATCAACTCCACCAGTAAAATTAATTATAACTCCTGTTGCTCCATCTATAGAAGTTTCTAATAATGGAGATGAAATTGCTTGTCTTACTGCATCTTGAGCTTTATTATCTCCTGTACCATGTCCAACTCCCATGTGAGCTAAACCTTTATTTAACATAACAGTTTCTATGTCTGCAAAATCGGCATTAACAACCCCTGGAATTGTAATAAGGTCAGATATAGCTTGAACACCTTGTCTTAATACATCATCTGCTAATTTAAATGAATCTAGAAGAGTTGTCTTCTTATCTGCCATTGACAATAATCTTTCATTTGGAATAATAACAAGAGTATCAACAGCATTCATTAGATTTTCAATCCCCATTTCTGCATGTCTCATTCTTCTCTTACCTTCAAATGGGAATGGCTTAGTAACAACACCAACTGTTAATATATTCATAGCTTTAGCTATTTCTGCAACTACTGGAGCAGCACCAGTACCTGTTCCACCACCCATTCCAGCAGTTATAAATACCATATTAGCGCCTTTTATCGCTTCAGCTATTTCTTCTCTACTTTCTTCTGCGGCTTTTTTACCTATTTCAGGATTAGCTCCGGCACCTAGTCCTTTAGTAAGTTTATCTCCAATTTGAATCTTCACATTGGCATGTGATAACATTAATGCTTGTTTATCTGTATTAACAGCTATAAATTCAACATTTTTTAAACCTTCAGCTATCATTCTATTAACGGCATTTCCACCGCCGCCACCACAACCAATAACTTTAATATTGGTTAATTCTTGCATATCTACTTCGAAATCTAACAAAACAATTCCTCCTTTAGAAAATATCTACTAGTAATTTTTCTTTGTTCCAACTATTATTTTCTATACTATCTTTTAAACAAATTCATGATGGTTTCTCAAATGAAACTCATATCCATATAACAATTTTAACTCATTATATATATTTTTAACAATAGAAAAAGAGTTAAATACTGAAGAAATTTGTAATCTAACTTAATTTATAATAGAATTTCTTATTCTCTAAAATTTATTTATATAGAGAAACATCTACTAATTTTTAATATCCAGTATTTTTCAATTTAATTTAATAAAATTCAACATTTATTTTATTCTAGCATTTAAAATAAAATAAAACAACTGTTTCTATACATTAGTATTACAATTTTAATTTTATTTCTTCTTAAATTATTAAATAAAACTTTTCTTTATATTTTTAATATAAATTCCTTTTATATATTTAAACTTAAGACTCTAACACCTCTCCCTCTTTCTATTATCTTTTGTTAAAAGTAATGATGTCACAAATATTAATTAGCCCTAAACCTTTTACTATATAACTACTTCTTATTGCTTAATAAAGCCATTAATTTACTAAATAGCTTTCTAATTATATTTAGAGTCTTACTTTATATTATGTAAAGCCTTTTTTAATTGCAATCCAAATATTAAAATTACCCCTAACTCATTTTATAATTTCTTTAAGCTATTAATATAATTTTTTATTATGTCCAATTCTACACGTTAATACTGTGTAGCATATTAAGAAATATACACAGTAACTAATAAAATTTTACTGTTACTTTTATAGAAACTTAAATTTAGTAAAATAATAATTACTATTATATATATATTCAACACTAATGTAAATTTTCCTTCATAAAAATTCTTCCAAATTATAGATTTATAAAAACATTAAAGATGCTAACTTGTAAGTTAACATCTTTAATGTTTTAAAGCATCATTATTCTTTTAATAGTTTCTCTATCAACTGAATGGCTAAAAGCTGTTTCTATACTTATTGTTCCCCTTCTATATAGTTCAGCTAATGACATATCCATTGTCTTCATTCCATATTTGCTTCCAGTTTGTATTGCTGATTCTATTTGATAAGTTTTTCCTTCTCTAATTAAATTTTGTATTCCTGGAGTTGTTATCATTGTTTCTAATGCTACTACCCTTCCTGTATTATCTGCATTAGGAACAAGTTGTTGTGAAATCACACCTTTAAGCATAGCTGATAATTGAACTCTAACTTGTTGCTGTTGATGTGGTGGAAAAACATCTATAATTCTATCTATAGTCTTTGCAGCACCTATTGTATGTAGTGTAGAAAATACTAAATGACCTGTTTCAGCTGCTGTTAGTGCAATTGAGATAGTTTCTAAATCTCTCATTTCTCCTACAAGAATAACATCTGGATCTTCTCTTAATATAGCCTTTAAAGCACTTTTATAACTACTACTATCTTTTCCAATTTCTCTTTGATTTATTATACACTTATTATGCTTGTGTAAATATTCAATTGGATCTTCTAACGTAATTATATGAGCCTCCCTTGTACTATTTATTTCATTTATCATAGCTGCAAGAGTAGTGCTTTTACCACTACCTGCTGGTCCTGTAACTAGAACTAATCCCCTCTGCTTTTGAACTAATTCTTTTATTACAGCAGGATGCTTAAGTTCATCAAGAGTAGGAATCTTTAACGCAATAACTCTTATTGCAATAGCATCACTATTTCGTTGTTTAAATACATTTACTCTAAATCTGCCAACTCCTGGTACAGAATAAGATATATCTAATTCACCTATTTTATTATATTCCTCATATTTGGCTTGTAATATTTCTTTTGCAAAAGCTTCAATATCTTCTGGTGTTAGTTTGTTAGTTCCTAGCTTTATCAATCTTCCATTATTCCTAATAATTGGCGGTACCCCAACTGTCAAATGTAGATCTGATGCTTCTGCCTCTATTGTCTTACTTAATAAATCACGTAAAATATACATATAATATCCTCCTTTTGCATAAACAAAGCCCATTTAATTATATTCTATAAAAATCTCTATAATCCTTTTTTTACTATATAATCTTTCCATAGGAGGATATATATACTATCTACTTGACATCTCTTTTTTTAGTTTTTTAAGAGCTTTTTTTTCTATTCTAGATACATAAGATCTAGATATTCCCATAAGAGCTGCTATTTCTCTTTGAGTTCTACATCTACCATCTATTAAACCATATCTCATTTTTAGTATTTCTCCTTCCCTGTCACTTAAAGAGATACCTATCTTACTATATAATGATTTTATTTGAAGATTACTCTCTACTTTTTCTAATACTGAATCTTTCTCACTACTTAAAACATCAATTAAACATATTTCATTCCCTTCTTTATCTACTCCTATTGGATCTTGAAGATATACTTCACTTTTTTGCTTTTTATTATTTCTAAAAAGCATTAATATTTCATTTTCTATGCACCTTGATGCATAAGTTGCAAGTCTTGTTCCCTTTGAGCCGTCAAAAGAATCTATAGCCTTTATTAATCCAACAGTTCCTATTGATATTAACTCATCAACATCCTTATTTGGAAAAGTATATTTTTTAACTATATGTGCAACTAATCTTAAGTTTCTTTCTATAAGAACACTTTTTGCTTCCTTGTCTCCTTCCTTCAAAAGTGCTAAATAATGTTTCTCTTCTTTCTCGTCTAAAGGTTTAGGAAATGTATTGCTACCCGCTATGTAACCTGTTAAAAATATAGAATTACATAGAAGTTCAATTATATTTGATATAAAAAACACTTAACTTCCTCCTAATAGTGCTTATTATATACTATGATTAAGTACGAAAAAATTGCTTATACTCTAAAAAATAAAATTGGAATACTTTTTTATAAACTTTACATTTTTAATAGCTTACCTTATTTCTTTTTACAACAAAAATTTAATAAATAATAAAACAAAAGAACAACTAATAAGATTACATAGTCCTATTAGTTGCTCTTTTATCTTTTAATATCTCATTAAAGTTTTATATAATAAATACCACAATTTCATAAAGTAGTTATTTTAAAAGAACACCTTTAAATTTATAATTATTTTACAAGTGTTGTTACTATATCTCTAAAAATAGGTGCTCCCGTATTACCTCCACCTAATTCTCTTCCATCTGGATGTTTTTCTCCTATATGAGGTGCTATAACTACTATTGTATATTTTTTTTCATCTTTAATAAAATATCCAGCAAACCATCCATGGTTTGTTCCTCCTTCTCCTGTTGATGTTCCTGTTTTACCACCTATTTTAACCCCTTCAACTTTAGCTTCAAAACCAGAACCTTCCCAAATTACTTTTGACATTGTTTCTTGTGCTATTTTTGCTGAAGTTTGACTAAATACTCTAACAGGTTCGTTTAAAAATTTATGTACTGTGTTATTATCTTTATCTAATATTTCTTCAACAATTGTCGGTTTTATATAAACTCCATCATTAACCACAGTATTATAAAGCCCTGCCATTTGAACTGGAGTAACCATAGTCGCTTGACCTATAGATATATTATTCATACTATCTTCTCTTTTAGGTTTCACTCCTGCTGCTTCATTTTTATTATCCCCTGCAACTCCCAAAGCCTGCTTAAATAATCCCATTTTTTCTACATATTCCATAAACTTATCATACCCTATTAAAGAACCTACCTTTGCAAAAACATCATTACAAGATATTTTTAAAGCCCCTTCTACAGATAAAGCTCCATGTGCATATGACTTTCCATTCTTACTACAAATTACCCCACTACATATAAAAGTATCTGTAGACCTAATTAACCCTAAATCTAACCCTATTGTTTCTGTAATAACTTTAAAAATTGATCCTGGCTCATAACCTAATTGTTCTATTCCTAAATTAACATTAGCTTGAGTTTCATCCTTTTGAACTATAGCTCTTATTTTTCCTGTATCTGCTTCAGATACAACTACACCAACATTTTTTAAAAAATCATAATCTTCTTTTTTCAAAATTTCTCTTATTTTATCTTCCCACTCTTTGTTTATAGTAAGTTTTATATTTTTATTTTCTGAACCTTCGTCAACTTCTCCTTCTCCATACACTGCTTTATCATCTAAATAGAATCTTGATTTAGGATATTTATTACTAGCAAGATATTTATTTAATTCACTTTGTAATGAACCTTCTACCTCATCCTTTTCTCCTACTTTAGATAAAAAGTTTTCAACTCTCCAAGCCTCTTTAGAATCAACTTCATCATATATATAAGTATAAATACCTTTTACATTTTCTAATTTATTTATTTTATTATATGTTTCCTCACTTATTTTATAATATCTTTTTCCACCTTCATTCATAATCTTTGTGTAATTGAACTCTGAATCTTCTGACTTCATAATAAAATTTAAAGCCATTAAATCTTCTAAAGTTTCTTCATAATTATTTAACATAAAAGGTTTTGTATCTAAAACCATTATATATTTTTTATTATAATTCATCATATCTTTCCCATTTGTATCAAATATTTTATATCTTATCTGAGAAATATCTTCGGTTTGATGATTAGTCATTTCTCCTGTTACCATTTCTGTTGGGTGTACCTGAAGAAAATATAGCCTTCCCCCTAAAGCAAATATTAACAAAATAAATATTATAAATGTTATTTGTATTCTATCTAATTTAATTACCCTTTTTTTCATGCAAATAAAACACCTCCCTAGGCTTAATTCTAGCCTAAGAAGGTGTTTTTTATACAATTACTTTAATATATCCTTTATTTTTGTAACCAATATATCTATAGCTACTTTATTCTGTCCCCCTTCTGGAACAATGATATCAGCATACCTTTTAGTTGGTTCTGTAAATTGCAAGTGCATTGGTCTTACAACACCTAAATATTGATCTATAACAGATTCTACAGTTCTACCTCTTTCGTTTATATCCCTTACTAATCTTCTTAAAATTCTTATATCCGCATCAGTATCGACATAAACTTTTATATCTAAAAGATCTCTAATTCTTTCATCTTCTAGAACTAATATACCTTCAACAATTATAATATCTCTAGCTTCAACTCTTACTGTTTCTTCTGCTCTATTATGTTTAGCAAAATCATATATAGGTTTTTCTATTGCCTTTCCTTCCATTAAAGCTTTTAAATGTTTTATTAATAATTCATTATCAAAAGCTCTTGGATGATCATAGTTTGTTTTAACTCTTTCTTCCATTGTTAAATGACTTTGATCCTTATAATACATATCTTGTTGTATCATTGCAATACATTCATCTGCAAAACTTGAATATATCTCATCTGCAATTGTGCTTTTTCCTGAACCAGTTCCTCCAGTTATTCCTATTAATATTGGTTTTTTCATTGGAAATCCTCCCCGCTTATCTTATAGGTTTAATGCCTTTTTTCCTTTAACTAACATATCATTTTCTTTTAAAGGCTCATCTACTTTTACTGTAAATACCATATGAGCCCTATTAGCTACATTGGTTTTAACATTTTTTTCGACATCAAACATTTCTTTAAGTTGTATATTAAAATATGGTGTATATGCTCTTAATACTTCCACTGTATCATCTTCAAATACTCTATTTTTTTGAAGGATTGTTGCAACTTTAGTCTCTGGATCATATGATTTAACTATACCTACAATATCATAGTCTCTTACATATGATGATTCTTCATAATTTTGTTCTCCACTTTTTCCAAAGAAGAAACCTGTATGATATGGTCTATGACTTATCTTTAATAAAGTTTCCATCCACTCATCTTTAAATTCATACCTATCTGGATTTTCCATATAAGAATCTACTGCATCTCTATATGCTTTAACTACAGATGCCACATAGAACTCACTTTTCATTCTACCCTCTATTTTTAATGAATGTACTCCACTTTTTACAAGCTCTGGAATATGATGTATCATACATAAATCCTTTGAATTCATTATGTAAGTTCCATTATCATCTTCAACTACAGGATAATATTGCCCTGGTCTTGTTTCTTCTACTAAGTGATATTTATATCTACAGGCATTAGAACAAATACCCTTATTAGCATCTCTTCCTAACATATAATTAGATATTAAACATCTACCTGAATAAGCTATACACATAGATCCATGTACGAAGACTTCTAATTCACACTCTTCTGGTATATTTGCCTTTATACCATTTATTTCATTAAAAGTAAGTTCTCTTGCTAATACTACTCTCTTTACGCCTTGATCATACCAAAACTTAGTAGCTTTCCAGTTAACAGTATTAGCTTGAGTGCTTAAATGTATTTCTAAATTTGGTGCAACTTCTTTAGCTGCAATTATTATTGAAGGATCTGCAACTATTATTGCATCTATTCCTAAATCATTTAGTCCTCTTATGTAATTTTCAACACCTGTTAAATCATGATTTCTTGGAAAAACATTCATAGTTACATATAATTTTCTTCCTCTTTCATGGCAATATTTAACACCCTCAGCTATTTCTTCATTTGTAAAATTATCTGAAAATGCTCTTAGGTTTAGCTTACCTCCACCTATATATACAGCATCTGCTCCAAAATCTACTGCTATTTTTAATTTTTCTAGACTTCCTGCTGGTGCTAAAATCTCTGGTTTGTTCATTTGCTGTTACCTCCTTTTAGTCACTGCAATTCCATCCCCCATTGGTATTACAGATGTAATTAAATCTTCATCTTTTGATACAAGATCTAAGTACGTTTTCATTCTTTTTACTATTGTTATTTTTCTTCTTTTTACCAAGTCTTTTGATGCAACCATTCCCCTAAATAAAACATTGTCTGCAACTATAACTCCATCTTTTTTTAAGAGTCTAAGACAATTAGGCAAAAAATGATTATAATGTCCTTTACCTGCATCCATAAATATTAAATCATATGGTTCTTCTAGTTTATCTAAAATCTCCAAACAATCTCCACACTTTATTTCAATTTTATCTTCTAAATTGAATTTTTTAAAGTTTTCTTTAGCATATTTTATCATATTTTCGTCACGCTCTATAGTAGTAATACTTGGATTTGTTCCAGCTGCTTCATACATTAATGTAGCTGAGTACCCTATAGCTGTGCCTAGTTCTAATATTCTTAAAGGTTTTTTCATACTTACCATAAATTCTAAGAATTTTGCTGTTTCTTTTTGTGCTATAGGCACTCCATTTTCTTTTGCAAAACATTCCATTTCTTTATATTTTCCTGTATTTTCTGGTATTAAACCTCTAATATATTCCTCCATATAATCATAGGTTATTCCACTCATTTTATTCCTCCAAATATCCAAGCTCTTTAAGTTTACTCATAAATTCATTTTCATCCCTTGTAAAAAAGTGATGTTTCATATCCTTTTCCAATACATAGAATAAATAATCAGTTGTAGCAGGTTTTAAAGCTGCCAAAATTGATGGCATTCCAGGATTTGATATAGGCCCTATAGGTAATCCATTAATTTTATATGTATTATAAGGTGATTCTGTTTCTAAATGACTATATAAAACTTTTTCAACATGTTCACCTAAGGCATATATAACAGTAGCATCTATCTGTAAATTCATCCCCTCTGATACCCTATTAGCAATTACAGATGCAATAATTGGTCTTTCTTTATCTACTCTAGCTTCTTTTTCTATCATTGAAGCTATTGTAATTACAGTTTCTACATCCTCGTCAGAAGTTTTTATGTTTGTTTCCTTTAAAGCTTCTTCAAATGCTTCTTCAAATCTAGAAACCATTACCTGTACTATTTCCCCTGGTTTTTCATCCTTTTTAATAATATATGTATCTGGAAATAAATAACCCTCTAAGTTATATTTCTTATTATCATTATTTTTAATAAAGGGTGGTAAATTATATTGTTTAACAGCTTTTATAAAATCCCCCTTAGTACATATTTTTTCTTTTTCAAGTTTACTTGCTATGTCATCTACTGTATATCCTTCAGGAACAGTAAATTTAATAAGATTTTTTGTAGATTCACTTGTTAATGTTTCTACTATATCATTAACAGTCATTTTATTATGTATTTCATATGTACCTGGTTTAACTTCTAGGTTTTTATTGGTAATCTTTAAGTATAGTTTTATAATAGGTAATCCCCTAATTTCTTCTCTTTTTGAAAGTTTATTAAGGACTCCATAAAAACTATCTCCTTCCTCTACATTTATTATTACATTGCCGTCAACCTTAACTGGATTTTTTATGGTTCTACCTACTATTACAAAAGGAACTATTATAATAGTTAGTATTATAATTATTAAAATTACTTTTTTTATGTTAGAATTTTTCATAAAAAACCCCCTATATACAAAAGTAAATAGCCTAGTTAAAGGCTATTCACTTTATTATAATACTTTTATATATAATTTAAAAGTAAATTTTATAGTTTTATTACTTTTTAGATCTACTTATAATTCTTCTTCTTTGAGCTGGATCTAATTCTCTTTTTCTCATTCTTACTGTTTCTGGTGTAACTTCTACTAATTCATCAGCATTAATAAATTCTAAACATTGTTCTAATGTCATTAGTCTTGGTGGTATTAGTTTTACTGCTTCATCTGCTCCTGATGATCTTGTGTTTGTAAGTTTCTTACCCTTACATATATTTATATCTATATCATCAGCTCTTGAACTTTCACCAACTATCATACCTTGATATACTGGTACACCTGCTCCTATAAATAAAACTCCTCTTTCTTGAGCGTTAAATAATCCATATGCAATAGATTCTCCATCTTCAAATGAACAGATTGATCCTCTACTTCTACCTGGCATTTCACCCTTATATGGTGCATATCCGTGGAATACGTGATTCATTATTCCATTTCCCTTTGTATCTGTCATAAATTCATTTCTAAATCCAATAAGTCCTCTAGCAGGAATAACAAATTCTAATCTTGTATATCCGTTAACAGCTGAAGTCATATTTACCATTTCACCTTTTCTAGGTCCTAACTTTTCCATAACAGGGCCCATAAATTCTTCTGGAACGTCTATTGTTAAGTATTCCATTGGTTCTAACTTCTTGCCATTTTCTTCTTTTAATATAACATTTGCTTTTGAAACTTGAAGTTCATATCCTTCTCTTCTCATTGTTTCTATAAGTATTGATAAGTGAAGTTCTCCTCTTCCTGATACTTCAAAACAATCTGGAGTAATTTCTGTAACTCTTAAACTTACGTTAGTTTCTAATTCTTTTAATAATCTATCTCTTAAATGTCTTGAAGTTACAAATTCTCCTTCTTTACCTGCAAACGGTGAGTCATTAACCATAAAATTCATGCTTAATGTTGGTTCATCAATTTCAACAAATGGTAAAGCTTCTGGCTCTTGAGCACTTGCTATAGTTTCACCTATATTACAATCTGGAATACCACTTAATGCTATAATATCTCCTAAAGAAGCTTCTTGAGCTTCTTCTCTATTTAGTCCATTATAAGTAAATATGTTTGAAACTCTATAGTTTGATGTGCTGCCATCTTTTC from Clostridium septicum includes these protein-coding regions:
- the typA gene encoding translational GTPase TypA; translation: MELTKRNDIRNIAIIAHVDHGKTTLVDALLKESHVFRSNEKVDERVMDSNDLEKERGITILSKNTSLVYDDIKINIVDTPGHADFGGEVERVLKMVDSVLLVVDSYEGPMPQTKFVLKKALELGLKPIVVINKIDKPNARPEVVIDEVFDLFLELGADDEQLDFPIIYASAREGFARYNVEDDNHNMEPLFKTIIKHVEAPEGYIDGPLQMLVTTLDTNEYVGRIAIGKIHRGTVKKNEMVALVRKDGSTSNYRVSNIFTYNGLNREEAQEASLGDIIALSGIPDCNIGETIASAQEPEALPFVEIDEPTLSMNFMVNDSPFAGKEGEFVTSRHLRDRLLKELETNVSLRVTEITPDCFEVSGRGELHLSILIETMRREGYELQVSKANVILKEENGKKLEPMEYLTIDVPEEFMGPVMEKLGPRKGEMVNMTSAVNGYTRLEFVIPARGLIGFRNEFMTDTKGNGIMNHVFHGYAPYKGEMPGRSRGSICSFEDGESIAYGLFNAQERGVLFIGAGVPVYQGMIVGESSRADDIDINICKGKKLTNTRSSGADEAVKLIPPRLMTLEQCLEFINADELVEVTPETVRMRKRELDPAQRRRIISRSKK